Part of the Mya arenaria isolate MELC-2E11 chromosome 8, ASM2691426v1 genome, GACTGTTGATAATTCCTGTGAAATTCCATTAGGTGTTAAAGACTAGTGTGCACCCACAGTAAATAAGtctataacataaatatatgacaatccaaagtttatttcagaaagcaatctaTCACCtaagaacatataaatattcatatacaaaAGTTGTGTGTAAAATTATGAATCATTGTCAAAACAAACTAAGTAAAAGTATAGTtaatggtccgtaatgtcccgaAATATGGTACATTATAAAGTTGAAACAAACTGTGAggtaaattataaatcattgtccgcatatattgtatgttataaagttaaaacaaactgagtaaaataatatatcatggTCTGTAATGTCCCGAAATATGGTCTGTTTTGTCACCAAATCTGGTCTgttatgtctggtccgtaatgtccatggtccgtaatgtccatgacACATTTAATGTGGTcataacttgtttcataattgttgtaaaatagatatgtttaaacaaaaattggcAAGCAATGTAAATGTTCCAATGACAAAGAGGTCAATACCATCTGGGGAACAAATCACTTTAATTTACTGTAATTTAGTCTACTCACTCAAGTTGGGATGGCATACAATTCAAATagacacaaaaacatttatggGTGTAATATAAGAATGGCCaggaattataattattttgacgaTGTActtgataaaaaagtaaaagtgACTACAAAAACacagcagtggtcgaaattagcacaagcccccaagccctgcactggtaaaatgttttccGGGCTTCTGAATTTGATATAGCatggcttgttcaaaaatataattccaTGCttaagtataagaattcgggcttgctCATTCAAAGTAGCTTTGTTTATGAGGTAAATTTTTTTAATCCCTGGTTTATTCTTTATTGTAGAATCTTGTAGATAAGCTGTATGAATATCGTGACCACTACTGTGAAAGATATGGTGTGGAGAAAGCAGTTGATCGTGCTAATGATGTCAAGAAACTCATGGAGGAAACCTTGCAGGAGGTTGAGGCGGCTAAAGGTTAGATAAAACCATTAGTTCagattaaatttgaaacaagaAAATTACTCAAGAAGAAGGAAAAGTATGTTACAATGTTCTGCCAATGGCCACTGTTCCTCACTTTCTATATGCCTGTTTTTTTGTGGCGGAAGAGCAGCCTGTGGTTTTCAAAGCTCtaacttgaaaaatatagtCAAAATAAGTATGTGCAGAATATATCAGCCATGTTTGATAACAAGCCATGTCTCCCCAGTCTCTTTAGAGTTTTTAATTGCTTAAATCACACAAaactttgtattgttttgtcaGTCATTGTCTGTGACATGCAGAgctttcaatgtttttttctcgGTTTTCAGACAAAATAACCAACAAGGCGGAATATAACATGTTACTTGGCCGAATACTGAATGTTATGCCAGACTATGATGAAAAGGCTTATGAGTATCTATCAAAGGCTGTCAAGTTAGACCCAAAGCTTGTCGATGCTTGGAACCAGCTTGGAGAGCTGTACTGGAAGAAAGGAGATATATCTAATGCCCGTAACTGCTTTACAGGGGCTCTAACACATGTAAGAGTTCTTTTTTTCTATGCTAAGCATTtgcctgattttttttaaaaatctttgtAACATCATGTCAACTGtacattaacaataattttGGAATCTGTagtccaaaggtcaaggtcgtggtgacttCGAGGTGAAAATCACTAAGGAGTGCTTGCATCCAGGAACTTTATATTTGGTATGTCAGTTGGTCATTACAACCCCAATTGATTTTGAGGCCAGTAGGTCAAGGTAACCTTGAGGTTAAAAAagggtttctgctcaataactaaattGGGCCCAGGAatttcaaacttggtatgctagttggtcatgattaggagatgacccctattgattttgaggttatgatcactgtgaccttaggTCAAAACTGATTTGTTGGTCACCAGTCCCTACATCACACTTTGTTTCTGCTCgataactaaagaacacttggaccctggaacttcatacttggactTAGGAACTACATACCTTCATTAATGTATGCAGATttgtcatgaccagtagataactCGTATATTGGTTTATCTCCAGTAAataaagtacaaatttcatgtccatcagtAATTATATATCACCTCTGATCACACAATGGAGGAGACCAGTGCTCTCTCAAAATGAAATTAGACGCTGATCTATTTTGAACTATCAGAACATTTTTTCTTACCAGTATATCTTACTGCAAATTTGgagttttattcttattatattaaattatagtCGAAAAATAAGCTATCGCTGCGCAGTTTGTCCATGGTTCTGCGGCAAGTGAACGTAACACCAGCTGAAAAGATTGCGCTGATTGAGGAGAGCGTAGAAAAAGCAAAAGAGGCTGTGCAGATGGACATCTCTGACGGAGAGTCATGGCGTAAGTTTTACAAGTATCATTTTTGccatattatttgtttttggtgCATCAAGgccaaatgaaaaataaatatcatgatttttttttcttgaaattttaaatatttgcctCTCTTCAAGTATCAGATGTATTTTACTAATTTTGCCGTTTGATTGACTGAGGTTATGGGACGAGTGTGGTATGCACATGTGGTGCTCTTGTATGACTCCCTTATTAGTTTCATTGTCATCTTTTTCAGTGATCCTAGGAAATGCGTATTTTTCCCTGTTCTTCTCCAAGGGCCAGAATCCTAAGATCCTCACACAAGCAATGAGTGCTTACAAACAAGCAGTAAGTCAACCACAACAAGCAGAAATAGGTCTTTTTTTGCTATCATGTTAAATATGTCTTACAGACATTGAAACGACATAAATTTTCGCTATCCTTTAAAACATGTCATGCAATAGCCAAAGCCATtgtattttcaatcattttaaaaatatgtcactcttgattttcttttttgatCTGATGACCATTGTTATTGAAGTCTTTGTTGAATGCGTTTGTGTGTTTGAATGCTTCAGAATATTGTGcattatgtttatgaataagaaaaaatattttatgctacatttttataaactgcATATGTTGGttgttaatttgcattttaactcgtctgtttttgaaaataaaaaagtcaaggTATTATCATAGCCCAGGAGTCAATGGCACCATCATAGGCATCCTCTTTGTGCAAAAAAATTCACTTGGCCATTactcaaaaaatattcaagatattcaaatcaaacttggtacacacgTTGCCAGAGCCAATTCTCACATGTATAGCAATGCCCATTAGTCTGGCATAAATAATTGTGGATATATGCCCTTGTTTCAACTTCAAAATAACAGATGAGCGTGAGCATTTGTTCCGCAGTGTTCTTGTTAGCTCAAGTAACtacatgttttttgttggtCGTGGTTCTCgagtaaaaatgttaaatagaAATTTATGCAATAAATTAGTCACTTGATAACAAATTGTCATAAATATATAAGTGAAGGAATATATATGAACCTTTCCCTTACTTTACTTAGTAGATGACAATGATTGAATAAGCTTGATTGCGATCCAAGCTGATAGGCAATAAAAGCACATGCAAGTCTGGTTTCTGGTAGTTCTGGTGTCCATTATCAAGGGCAACAAGAAATTTCTCCTGTCCATGATTATACTGATAACGTCTTCGATGTTTCCTTTATTAACTTCAATAAGGTTTCCATCATTTCTAAATGCGATAGTActttatgttatttatacagTACTGATGATTCAATCTTGTTTCAGGAAAAAGACGTAGTTGCTAAAAATAATCCTGATCTTCACTTCAACAGATCATCGGTAAGTTCTGTGAAGACTTTTAAACAACCTTGTGGTAGCCTTAGTTAATCCATTTCTTGCTCAATTTAAGTCAATGCTGTAGCTCTGGATCACATTAGTGATTGATTTGGCCCAGTTCtgtaagtaaaataattaagaagtggtgctcatttttgtatttacataaCAAAAACCTTGAAATGTCCAAAATTTCTAATCACCCCTCCGTTTCAATTCATTGCTGCGTTTCTAATTTTTGGATCTAAATCCGCAAACAATAGCATAATAAGTTGGAGTATTTTGTGGTTATCTGTTATTCAAAACCTTTTCTCAATTATTCTTGTCATCCTAATAGTGAACCAGTCAATGTTATTTTCTAGGTGTACAAGTTTGAGGAGAACTATCAGGCGGCCCTGGAGGGTTATGCACACGCGGCCCTGCTTGACCCAGGCTGGACAGACCCCAACGTGCAGGAGCAACGACTTCTGACATACCTCGCAAGCGTCGCAGAGATGGTACAGGCTAAGGTACAGTGAGTTATATCCATTATTCTCAACATTCTTCAAGTGTCTGTATAACAGGAATACATAGTGGTCATTGTTAGTGTTGTCTGATTTATCGATAATTCTTAAGGTACTTGTGGAATCCATATTAAAAAAGTGTGCCTGCActcaaatgtgtttgttttccaaTTGATCAATAATTTTCAAGCTCCATTTGGAATTAGTTCAAAATTGGTACCATTGCACTTATGCATAATACTCCATGTATCTAGGGTATCGGTAATGCAGTTATAAATCTGTTGTTCTTGTAAGGGTTTTCTGACTTCTCAAGTTACTTTTGGGATCTAAAATGAAAAGGTGTACTCAGTGTTTTTGAGTTGTCCAATTTATCAATAATCCTCAAGTTACTTGGGGATCTGTATTGAAGAGTAAGGTTTTATCGATAATTTTTGGTAGATACATGTAAGTATGTACCTAAAGGATATTAACTAATGTGATGTCTGTAAACTGTGTAGTAGTTACATGCTGAATTATCTTGACTATGTGATTAATGTCAGGCtgtttataatttgtaaataatttataactcACTTAATGTACAGCAACTTTAAAACCAAtgacaaacaacaaaattaacTCACTTTATTCCTTTGCTTTCAGGGTAAGGTGCGTGGCAAGCGTCTTCAGACACTGTCACAGTCTCCACGTGATTCAGCCCTCGGACCGTACGCTGGTGGGAGCTACACAAGCGCAGCAGGAAAGACGATAAAACTCATGCGGTGTTCATTTAAGGAGCTGGAAGTTGGGCTAAATGCTGAGAAAATTGTTCTTGGCAAGGTGGCCTGCACAGTCCCTAATGCAGAGCTGGTGCCATTGTAAGTCTGAGGATACTACATATTTTTGTTCtataaaatttgtgttttagTTAATTTGCCTGAAAAGGTCTGAGTGTTATCTTAtgataaatatacatgcatttcaACTGATGCTATTCTTTCAGCACATTTTGTATGCTCGATGAAGCGGAGATGTGTATGCCTGTTAACGTGTACAACCTTGCGCAGGGGTCAGGGGTCAAAATTGGGGACACTGTGGCAATACCAGAACCCTTCATTCAACATATTAAAGTTAGCCATAAGGGCAAGGTAGGCACttttcattgtttaagtttaaactgttttatgtttgcataaaaacaacaaaaattgaaTGAATCACTTTTGCTTACAAATATAACATGAGGTGGACTGATAGTCAAGTTTGTCTGGGAGAAACCGGATACCCCAAAGAAAAACCTTTTGTCTGGCTTGATGGCAACTACACAACCACCTAGTACTATAAACTCGTGTATGGCCAGGCTGGGAATCATATCAGGGACGCCTTGGTGAAAAGCAAGTGCAATGTGATGTCCTTTATCTTCAGAATGATTATTAGGAGTGTTATTGCTGTATTACCACTGATTCATATTACCCGTACTCTTACAAATCAGTCAATACTAAactttgtatttgtaaaaatgttgttttgctgAAATTGTGTGAATAAACACTGCTAAGTCTAACTGAGACTACAGTATACTAAATATATGGCAGgtggtaaaataaaataaaatgagggagaaaaataaaaatgtctaaAGCAACAAACTACCGGTATATGTCATGCAATCCCATTCATTGTACTGATCTCTTCAACCGTCATGTATGATGACATTTTGACTTTTGAAAAATCCAACggcaataactcaataaaacaatttctcAGAGTGCTTGTAACTTCTACAAATTAAGTTATTCAATGATATTGCTAAGAAAATGTTTCAGTTATAGTAGGTCAGTCAAAGTGCATAGAGAGTATTACATATATGGCAATtccaagggcaataactctcggTTGCCAAGTTCAAGGTTAAAGACAAATATGTCTTGCACTGCAACTCATGGCACTTGTCTCTTCAAAAAATTATACCCCATAGTCATTTAATGAAAAACTGAAGAAGTAGTTTGAGCCACAAATTGGTCACCCCATGcttataaatagtatgtattaaTCATGATAATTTTAATGGCAATAACTAAGTTAAAAGGTCAAGGCAAACAGATTATTGTGCCTTACAATACTAATTGTGCTtatcatttttagctccactggccgaaggccatggagcttatgtcgtcacagattgtccgtcgtgagtgcgtgcgtgcgtgcgtgcgtgcgtgcgtgcgtaaacttttactttaaacgacatctcctctgaaactgataagcggattttgacaaaacttcacaggaatgttcctttggtggtcctttaccaaaattgctcaaatggttccggtccattgcacaatatggccgccagagctaaaaatagcaaaatctttaaacgacatctcctctgaaacggttcggcagattttgatgaaacttgacagtaatgttccttgggtggtcctttattaaaattgctcaaatggttccggtccgctgcacaacatggctgccagggcaaaaaaaatagaaaaatctttaaagaacatcttctcagaaaccgatgatcagattttgatgaaacttaagagaaatgttccttggatggtcctttatcaaatttgcttcaatgatttcggtccactgcacaagatggcccccagaggtaaaaatagaaaaacctttaaacgacttctcctcagaaaccgatgatcgtattgcaatgaaacttgacagaaatgttacttgggtagtccttaaccaaaatagcccaaacagttttggtctgctgcacaacatggcagccagagctaaaaataggaaaaacctttacaccacttctcctcagaaaccgatgatcagattttgatgaaacttgacagaaatgttccttgggtggtcattaaccaaaatttgttaaatggttccagtccactgcacaccatggctgccagagctaaaaaataaaaaaaactttatacgacttgtcgtcgaaaccgatgaccttttttcgataaaacttgacagaaatgtttgtttggtgctcctttactcaaattgcccaaatcatttcggtccactgcacaacatggcagccagagctattaaagtaattttttttttaaataacttctcctcaaaaattgatgattgtatttctatgaaacttgacgaaaatgttcgttaggtggtctttgcttgaaccttttggccagtggagcacaggcactgatgtgcctcttgttacAAAGTATAAAGccatttaaaacatgtagtttttcttattttccttCTGTAAGTATTGTTTAATGTGTAAAGACTCTGTTCTCATAAATTTCAGGAGTTTGACTATTTAAGTGTTCGTGTAAGCACACCGGTAGTCCTTGTGGTGAACGGCAGGAAGTTGGGGCGAGACAAGCAAGTGGGAACTGTATTAGTGGTAGATAACCTGTGTGACTAGGAGATTATAACCATCAACCCAGAATTAGTGGGTGATAACCTATATGACTAGAGTTGTATTTGGGTCAAAGTCAAGAGATATTCAACTGGAGGTGATTGGAATAAACATGCATGACGCTCCACTGAGGATGGGAATAGAAATACGAAATCAATATGGCGGCTAATTCGCTTTTGAACCAGTTTGTTTGATAAagaactttatttttcaaatcttgGCTGTGTAAGGCAGTGAATAGAAGAGCACA contains:
- the LOC128242316 gene encoding tetratricopeptide repeat protein 5-like → MAANSESKQELHAKNLVDKLYEYRDHYCERYGVEKAVDRANDVKKLMEETLQEVEAAKDKITNKAEYNMLLGRILNVMPDYDEKAYEYLSKAVKLDPKLVDAWNQLGELYWKKGDISNARNCFTGALTHSKNKLSLRSLSMVLRQVNVTPAEKIALIEESVEKAKEAVQMDISDGESWLILGNAYFSLFFSKGQNPKILTQAMSAYKQAEKDVVAKNNPDLHFNRSSVYKFEENYQAALEGYAHAALLDPGWTDPNVQEQRLLTYLASVAEMVQAKGKVRGKRLQTLSQSPRDSALGPYAGGSYTSAAGKTIKLMRCSFKELEVGLNAEKIVLGKVACTVPNAELVPFTFCMLDEAEMCMPVNVYNLAQGSGVKIGDTVAIPEPFIQHIKVSHKGKEFDYLSVRVSTPVVLVVNGRKLGRDKQVGTVLVVDNLCD